One segment of Rosa chinensis cultivar Old Blush chromosome 6, RchiOBHm-V2, whole genome shotgun sequence DNA contains the following:
- the LOC112169292 gene encoding disease resistance protein RUN1 isoform X2, with the protein MVFDRTNTIHPCGFGRMLAGSSVRSCVRCSACVKNPMGKALTLTPLRLGEVTLPATFLLSKKKNQYHPKFFQFSLLTHPQSNTMDLSKPQFGASSSSSSTHSFTHDVFLSFRGEDTRYNFTGHLHSNLVNKGIKTFIDNELTRGEDIRKELLEVIEGSRISIVVFSANYASSKWCLDELVKIFQCKESKQQIVYPIFYKVDPSDIRHQKGQIGEAIAQLSKYKDNLKKVENWKAALTQAATLSGWHILDGGLEANVIDQIVKEIATKIMKCTPLDVASYPVGIESRVEDILKLLNVEKDAPHMVGIWGIGGLGKTTLAKAVYNSICHKFKHSCFLANVREESLSYGGLVKLQKKFLSKIIERNPPNVTDVDEGITVLKQKLSQKMVLLVLDDVDQLEQLRKLAGGCDWFGPRSRVIITTRDMNCLSAHKVNSIYEVKELNHQEALELFNFYAFKKNICPDDFSKLATDVIRYAKGIPLALEVLGSDLCSKNKDEWKDALEYYNKYPNQDIQQVLKRNYEALEDQMKEVFLHIACFFKGQKQGYVINVLQCCDLNPMYSLKVLVEKTLIKIVKDSDNDDEIWMHDLLEDMGKEIVRQESSDEKGQRSRLWLYEDVRYVLEENTGTEKIKGIMVRRGYSQLITLNAGSFTNLKNLQIFIVVDLTFRGDGVDYLPNQLRVLDWMHCSLRSLPTNFNPTKLGMLHMGGPCTTPLVNEGLKNLRNLKSLKLSDCDGLTRIPDLSGLTNLQYLELFNCDDLVEVHPSVGRLDKLVFLELSSCAKLQMFQERINLKSLQTLNLSGCPLKFFPEIEGDMKSLAFLDLSKTAIKGLPCSVGNLTGLKFLILNWCRNLENVPSSIFYGLQRLEYLDLGGCSKLVTFPTKSESLPPPPVFPTNLTYV; encoded by the exons ATGGTCTTCGACAGAACCAATACCATCCACCCATGTGGGTTTGGCCGAATGTTAGCAGGCTCCTCAGTGAGGTCCTGCGTTCGATGCTCCGCATGTGTAAAGAACCCGATGGGGAAAGCTTTAACCTTAACCCCTCTCCGGCTCGGAGAGGTGACACTCCCTGCCACCTTTCTtctatcaaaaaaaaagaaccaataCCATCCTAAATTCTTTCAATTCAGCCTCCTCACTCATCCTCAATCAAACACCATGGATCTGAGCAAACCTCAATTCGgagcctcttcctcttcttcttccacccaTTCGTTCACACACGATGTCTTTCTGAGCTTCAGAGGTGAGGATACGCGCTACAATTTCACAGGCCATTTGCACAGCAATTTGGTTAACAAGGGAATTAAGACCTTCATAGATAATGAGCTTACAAGAGGAGAAGATATAAGAAAGGAGCTCCTGGAAGTAATTGAAGGATCAAGGATTTCCATTGTTGTATTTTCTGCCAACTACGCATCTTCAaagtggtgcttggatgaacttgtCAAGATCTTTCAATGTAAAGAATCCAAGCAACAAATCGTTTACCCAATATTCTACAAGGTAGATCCGTCGGATATACGACACCAGAAGGGCCAGATTGGTGAGGCAATTGCTCAGCTTAGCAAATACAAGGATAACTTAAAGAAGGTGGAGAATTGGAAGGCAGCTCTAACACAAGCAGCAACTTTGTCTGGGTGGCACATCTTGGATGGAGG ACTTGAAGCGAATGTCATTGATCAAATTGTTAAAGAGATAGCAACCAAAATAATGAAATGCACCCCTTTAGATGTGGCATCATATCCTGTTGGAATAGAATCTCGTGTGGAAGACATACTTAAACTGTTAAATGTAGAGAAAGACGCTCCTCACATGGTAGGGATATGGGGAATTGGCGGACTAGGAAAGACAACACTTGCAAAAGCTGTTTACAATTCAATTTGCCATAAGTTTAAACATAGTTGCTTCCTGGCAAATGTTAGAGAAGAATCACTTTCATATGGAGGTCTTGTCAAGCTACAGAAAAAATTTCTTTCTAAGATTATAGAGAGGAATCCACCTAATGTGACCGATGTGGATGAAGGAATCACTGTGCTGAAGCAAAAACTAAGCCAGAAAATGGTTCTCttagttcttgatgatgtggacCAATTGGAACAGTTAAGAAAACTTGCTGGAGGGTGTGATTGGTTTGGTCCAAGAAGTAGAGTTATCATAACAACAAGAGACATGAATTGCCTAAGTGCACATAAAGTCAATTCAATATATGAGGTCAAGGAATTAAATCATCAAGAAGCTTTAGAGCTCTTTAATTTCTATGccttcaaaaaaaatatatgtccgGATGATTTTTCTAAACTTGCAACTGATGTAATACGTTATGCTAAAGGGATTCCGTTAGCTTTGGAAGTTTTGGGATCAGATCTATGTAGTAAAAATAAGGATGAGTGGAAAGATGCATTAGAGTATTACAACAAATATCCTAACCAAGACATTCAACAAGTTCTCAAAAGAAATTACGAGGCATTGGAGGATCAGATGAAAGAAGTTTTTCTTcatattgcatgtttctttaaaGGTCAGAAACAAGGCTATGTGATAAATGTCCTACAATGCTGTGACCTCAATCCTATGTATAGTCTCAAAGTCCTCGTAGAAAAGACCTTAATTAAAATTGTGAAAGACAGTGACAATGACGATGAGATTTGGATGCATGACCTTCTAGAAGACATGGGAAAAGAAATTGTTCGACAAGAGTCTTCTGATGAGAAAGGACAACGCAGTAGACTGTGGCTATATGAGGATGTTCGCTACGTCCTTGAGGAAAACACC GGAACGGAGAAAATTAAAGGCATCATGGTAAGACGTGGCTATTCACAACTGATAACGTTGAACGCCGGAAGCTTCACAAACTTGAAAAATCTTCAAATTTTTATAGTCGTTGATCTGACATTTCGTGGAGATGGCGTGGATTATCTACCCAACCAGTTGAGGGTCCTCGACTGGATGCATTGTTCATTACGATCGTTGCCAACGAATTTTAATCCGACGAAACTTGGTATGCTGCACATGGGTGGGCCCTGCACGACTCCACTAGTGAACGAGGGATTGAAG AATCTGCGAAATTTGAAATCTCTCAAATTGTCGGACTGTGATGGCCTAACAAGAATTCCCGACTTGTCTGGATTAACAAACTTACAGTATTTGGAGCTATTTAATTGTGATGATTTAGTTGAAGTTCATCCTTCGGTTGGCCGTCTCGATAAGCTTGTCTTTTTGGAACTCAGCAGTTGTGCAAAGCTGCAGATGTTTCAAGAGAGGATCAACTTGAAATCTTTGCAAACTCTGAATCTCTCTGGTTGCCCGCTTAAGTTCTTCCCTGAAATCGAGGGAGACATGAAGTCTTTGGCATTTCTGGATCTCAGTAAGACTGCCATCAAAGGCTTACCTTGCTCTGTTGGAAACCTCACTGGCCTTAAATTCTTGATTCTAAATTGGTGTCGTAATCTTGAAAATGTACCATCGAGCATCTTCTATGGATTGCAACGTCTGGAGTATCTTGATCTTGGGGGCTGCTCTAAGCTTGTTACATTTCCAACAAAGTCAGAATCACTTCCTCCTCCACCGGTCTTTCCAACTAACCTCACTTATGTGTGA